The following coding sequences are from one Saccopteryx bilineata isolate mSacBil1 chromosome 3, mSacBil1_pri_phased_curated, whole genome shotgun sequence window:
- the CTRC gene encoding chymotrypsin-C, producing the protein MLSITVLAALLACASSCGVPTFLPNLAARVVGGDDARPHSWPWQISLQYLKDDTWRHTCGGTLIASNYVLTAAHCISNARTYRVALGKNNLAVDNEEGSLFMDVDHIIVHEKWNSFLVRNDIALIKLAEPVELSDTIQVACLPEAGSLMSQDYPCYVTGWGRLWTNGPIAEELQQGLQPVVDHATCTQSDWWGAMVRDTMVCAGGDGVTSACNGDSGGPLNCQAENGSWEVRGIVSFGSGLGCNTRKKPAVYTRVSAYIDWINEKMQL; encoded by the exons ATGCTGAGCATCACGGTCCTCGCCGCGCTCCTGGCCTGCG CCTCCAGCTGCGGGGTCCCCACCTTCCTGCCCAACCTAGCGGCCCGGGTGGTGGGAGGAGACGATGCCAGGCCCCACAGCTGGCCCTGGCAG ATCTCTCTCCAGTACCTCAAGGATGACACGTGGAGGCATACGTGCGGTGGCACCTTGATCGCCAGCAACTATGTCCTCACGGCTGCCCACTGCATCAG CAATGCCCGGACCTACCGCGTGGCCCTGGGGAAGAACAACCTGGCAGTGGACAACGAGGAAGGCTCCCTGTTCATGGATGTGGACCACATCATTGTCCACGAGAAGTGGAACTCCTTCCTCGTGCG CAATGACATTGCCCTCATCAAGCTGGCGGAACCCGTGGAGCTGAGTGACACCATCCAGGTGGCCTGCCTGCCGGAGGCGGGCTCCTTGATGTCTCAGGACTACCCCTGCTACGTCACTGGCTGGGGCCGCCTCTGGA CCAACGGCCCCATTGCCGAGGAGCTGCAACAGGGCCTGCAGCCCGTGGTGGACCACGCCACGTGCACCCAGAGTGACTGGTGGGGCGCCATGGTGAGGGACACCATGGTGTGTGCCGGAGGCGACGGCGTCACCTCAGCCTGCAAC GGGGACTCTGGCGGCCCACTGAactgccaggctgagaatggctcctggGAGGTGCGGGGCATCGTGAGCTTTGGCTCCGGGCTGGGCTGCAACACCCGCAAGAAGCCCGCGGTCTACACCCGTGTGTCTGCCTACATCGACTGGATCAACGAG AAAATGCAGCTGTGA